Part of the Candidatus Aminicenantes bacterium genome, GCCCAGGTAAACACGATGGTGGCGTTGATTTTGATAAACCCGAATTGCCAGAAAATGATCTCGTCGGGACTAAGTCGCATGGTCTGCCTGCTTTTCTGAAGAATCAGCGCTTTCACTCATGGTGCCGGTCAGCCGGATTACAATAATGCGCGCAACCAGAAAACCAACCGTACATGCCAGCAACCGCTGCCAATCGCCGTCGAATACAAAGTAAAATCCGGCCACGGCAACACCCATGCGCACAACCAGGCTGCCGCCGAACCAGAGTGCCGGGCGCCCGGCCGAAACTCCTTTTTTAACCGTCCACCACAGGCC contains:
- a CDS encoding ATP synthase subunit I, translated to MTDALTLAAALAAGIAIGMIFFGGLWWTVKKGVSAGRPALWFGGSLVVRMGVAVAGFYFVFDGDWQRLLACTVGFLVARIIVIRLTGTMSESADSSEKQADHAT